In the Oryza glaberrima chromosome 6, OglaRS2, whole genome shotgun sequence genome, one interval contains:
- the LOC127775361 gene encoding uncharacterized protein LOC127775361 has product MASPPAGDAPPPAAAAREEEEEGVSCGICLTDARRAVRGELDCCAHHFCFVCIMAWARVESRCPFCKARFRTITRPPVPGRFPSQRVVAVPERNQACNPLGNGSSTVDADLYANTSCSVCNLSNDDELLMLCELCDSAVHTYCAGLGTEIPEGDWFCTDCMTAKEEHSRCEIDDDNSSDHGEFKITIEVPIADPVAAPSISDIVDEGHSPNLVQRSSVQSNRPSISDPVPSIYDIVDDDYTTIPIGRVNARSTRLDSRAERLPSQGISVGPQCPESPQERENSRVCSHARSRIESERARTLRNSRNLGSRIRELRENWSALRSGSIGFATQLHNRRRGNGAGTCDIEERHRSTTTFMEVAASSSGHAKKISPKNSSDVHKAWKMLEMAKSSGGKKKPDNPSSLNCSVPFSMGNRSTSYSPIDAILGHKNNKLYDGITQKNNAEQHRSTNMENKPPTMNFGECRKLQEKFHGSAHGRTPSTIMRQESLTGKVSSSSNNEKHNHSINMENRPPTVNFGEHRKLQESASVHGRIPSTVMMQENLNGKVASSSNNEDAGQIFESSRDVSRPEKSKPVVSCPLTFSLLSGQSMVTSSQQLRPGWSQSTEMVSSQEPSATAASIDIGTAGANDKVKGSRPDRLERKRKLGSETHDDKGSKRSMSSCKIRKSDISFLAIRELKLLNIDKTYGSDTFKEVARAATHTVLASCGLEHSPSVALALPRPVCKHTCKTEPLPSPDILTDFCRECLCNFVKEVISSLLSGRKME; this is encoded by the exons atggcctcgccgcccgccggcgacgccccgccgccggcggcggcggcacgggaggaggaggaggagggcgtgaGCTGCGGCATCTGCCTGACGGACGCGCGGCGGGCGGTGCGCGGGGAGCTCGACTGCTGCGCCCACCACTTCTGCTTCGTCTGCATCATGGCGTGGGCGCGCGTCGAGTCGCGCTGCCCCTTCTGCAAGGCCCGCTTCCGCACCATCACCCGCCCGCCCGTCCCCGGCCGCTTCCCTTCCcagcgcgtcgtcgccgtccccgaGCGCAACCAG GCTTGCAACCCTTTGGGCAATGGCAGCAGCACTGTAGACGCTGATCTCTATGCAAACACCAGCTGTAGCGTATGTAACCTCTCCAATGATGATGAACTGCTGATGTTGTGCGAGCTCTGCGATTCTGCTGTGCACACTTACTGTGCCGGTCTAGGCACTGAAATTCCTGAGGGTGACTGGTTCTGTACGGACTGCATGACAGCCAAGGAGGAGCATTCGAGGTGTGAGATTGACGATGACAATTCTAGTGATCATGGTGAATTTAAAATCACCATTGAAGTTCCAATAGCTGATCCAGTAGCTGCTCCTTCCATTTCGGATATTGTGGATGAGGGTCACTCTCCAAATTTAGTACAAAGGTCAAGTGTGCAGAGCAACAGGCCTTCCATTTCTGATCCAGTTCCTTCCATTTATGATATTGTGGATGACGATTACACCACAATTCCAATAGGCAGGGTCAATGCAAGGAGCACTAGGCTGGACAGTAGGGCTGAGCGTTTGCCATCACAGGGTATTTCCGTTGGACCACAATGCCCTGAATCTCCTCAGGAGCGAGAAAATAGTCGGGTGTGTTCGCATGCCCGTTCTCGCATTGAGTCTGAGAGAGCCAGAACACTGCGTAACTCTCGCAATCTTGGTAGCCGTATAAGGGAACTGCGTGAGAACTGGTCTGCTCTCCGTTCAGGTTCGATTGGGTTTGCAACACAATTACACAATAGGAGAAGGGGAAATGGTGCTGGTACTTGTGATATTGAAGAACGCCATCGGTCCACAACAACCTTCATGGAGGTGGCTGCTTCCTCATCTGGTcatgctaaaaaaatttcacctAAGAATAGTTCTGATGTGCACAAGgcatggaaaatgctagaaatGGCAAAATCATCTGGTGGGAAGAAGAAACCTGACAACCCTTCCTCCCTCAATTGCAGTGTTCCATTCTCCATGGGGAATAGATCGACTTCATACAGCCCAATTGATGCAATTTTAGGACATAAGAATAACAAGCTGTATGATGGAATAACTCAGAAAAACAACGCGGAACAACACCGTAGTACAAACATGGAAAATAAACCTCCAACAATGAATTTTGGAGAATGCCGTAAACTGCAGGAGAAATTCCATGGGTCAGCTCATGGAAGAACACCTTCTACAATTATGAGGCAGGAAAGTTTGACTGGTAAAGTTTCCTCATCAAGCAATAATGAGAAGCATAATCATAGTATAAACATGGAAAATAGGCCTCCAACAGTGAATTTTGGAGAACACCGTAAACTGCAAGAGAGTGCATCAGTTCATGGAAGAATACCTTCTACAGTTATGATGCAGGAAAATTTGAATGGTAAAGTTGCCTCATCAAGCAATAATGAGGATGCAGGTCAAATATTTGAATCTTCACGTGACGTAAGCAGACCAGAGAAATCCAAACCAGTTGTATCCTGTCCGCTTACGTTCAGTTTACTATCTGGCCAGTCCATGGTGACCTCATCACAACAATTAAGACCTGGATGGAGCCAATCTACCGAAATGGTAAGCTCTCAGGAACCATCAGCCACTGCGGCATCTATTGACATCGGTACAGCTGGAGCAAACGACAAAGTTAAAGGTTCTAGACCAGATCGTCTTGAGCGCAAGAGAAAACTTGGTTCTGAAACACATGATGACAAGGGATCCAAGAGATCTATGTCAAGTtgtaaaataagaaaaagtGATATTTCATTTTTGGCCATACGTGAGTTGAAGCTGCTCAATATAGACAAAACTTATG GTTCTGACACCTTCAAGGAAGTTGCTCGAGCAGCAACGCATACTGTTTTGGCCTCCTGTGGATTGGAACATTCACCATCGGTAGCTCTTGCACTTCCAAGACCGGTTTGCAAGCACACCTGCAAAACTGAACCTCTCCCATCTCCAGATATACTGACCGATTTTTGCAGAGAATGCTTGTGTAATTTTGTAAAAGAAGTCATCAGCTCATTGTTGTCTGGCAGGAAGATGGAGTGA
- the LOC127776166 gene encoding calcium/calmodulin-regulated receptor-like kinase 2, giving the protein MVDRAADVVIGVTAGVAAAVAAAALVLLAICLYRRRRASASVAAPARSPESSTATLRANGSLNSSVSLSVASDWDHHPPPAKRAAAFWAWRGGANNGSHSPPPVSVSGIPKYHYKDLQKATNNFTTILGQGSFGPVYKAVMATGEVVAVKVLASDSRQGEREFQTEVALLSRLHHRNLVNLVGYCVDKGQRILIYEFMSNGNLASLLYDDNKRSLSWQERLQIAHDVAHGIEYLHEGAVPPVIHRDLKSANILLDHSMRAKVADFGLSKEEVYDGRKSGLKGTYGYMDPDYMSTSKFTKKSDVYSFGIILFELITAINPQQGLMEYIDLAAIGGEGKADWDEILDKNLIVGNIAEEVRILADVAYRCVNKNPKKRPWISEVTQAISRIRQLQLMKLDTLNLPRSETRTVLRRIEHQHVELTDLTSMKELTPITA; this is encoded by the exons ATGGTCGATAGGGCGGCGGACGTGGTCATCGGGGtcaccgccggcgtcgccgcggcggtggccgcggcggcgctcgtgctCCTCGCCATCTGCCTCTACCGGAGGCGGCGCGCCAGCGCCAGCGTCGCCGCCCCGGCGCGGTCGCCGGAGTCGTCCACCGCGACGCTGCGCGCCAACGGCAGCCTCAACTCCAGCGTGTCCCTCTCCGTCGCCTCCGACTGggaccaccacccgccgccggcgaagcgcGCCGCCGCGTTCTGGGcgtggaggggcggcgccaaCAACGGcagccactcgccgccgccggtctccgTCTCCGGGATCCCAAAATACCATTACAA AGATCTGCAGAAGGCGACCAACAACTTCACCACGATTCTGGGGCAAGGATCGTTTGGTCCTGTGTACAAGGCTGTAATGGCCACCGGAGAAGTGGTTGCTGTAAAGGTGCTCGCGAGTGATTCAAGGCAAGGTGAAAGAGAGTTTCAGACAGAG GTAGCATTGCTTAGTAGGCTGCATCACAGAAATCTTGTTAATTTGGTTGGATATTGCGTGGATAAAGGCCAGCGCATTTTGATTTATGAGTTCATGAGCAACGGGAATTTAGCAAGCCTTTTGTATG ATGATAATAAGCGGAGTTTGAGCTGGCAAGAAAGGCTACAAATTGCTCACGATGTAGCTCATGGCATTGAGTATTTACATGAAGGG GCTGTTCCACCTGTTATTCACAGAGATCTAAAGTCTGCTAATATACTCTTGGATCATTCAATGAGGGCCAAG GTTGCTGACTTTGGTCTATCAAAGGAGGAAGTATATGATGGAAGGAAGTCAGGCCTCAAGGGCACCTATGGATACATGGATCCTGACTACATGTCCACCAGCAAGTTCACAAAGAAGAGCGATGTTTATAGTTTCGGCATAATACTTTTCGAACTCATTACCGCCATAAATCCACAACAAGGTCTCATGGAGTACATTGATCTA GCAGCCATTGGAGGGGAAGGAAAGGCTGATTGGGATGAGATACTGGACAAGAACCTCATAGTGGGGAACATTGCTGAAGAGGTAAGGATCCTTGCTGATGTCGCCTACCGATGCGTTAACAAGAACCCGAAAAAGAGGCCCTGGATATCAGAGGTAACTCAGGCCATATCAAGAATAAGGCAGCTCCAGCTGATGAAACTCGACACACTGAATCTGCCGAGGAGCGAGACCAGGACTGTTCTGAGGAGAATTGAGCACCAGCATGTTGAGCTGACTGATCTTACCAGCATGAaagaactgacacctataacAGCTTGA
- the LOC127776165 gene encoding phosphatidylinositol 4-kinase gamma 5-like, with the protein MIAAVTSLSHPSTASSAKFDGRRSEERRKKGLIVAAASSALTSIPLSLLAMSRNLESPVQTQMAVSALNRALSSEYPSKSRSEGRASGWKRIFVQTDTGCVLAVQLDRGDNAHTVKRKLQLALNVPTEESSLTFGDRVLKNDLSTIRNDSPLLLTKTFMHRSSSTPCLSPTGKDIQQQRDRGGPIELLVCPSRCSRTKQLVKDVARAIRNCVDPIPVNSGLGGAYYFRNSKGENAAIVKPNDEEPFAPNNPKGFTGKALGQPGLKRSVRVGETGFREVAAYLLDYDNSANVPPTVLVKISHPVFNVNECVSSANMKASKDYPGAVSKIASFQQFIPHDFDASDHGTSSFPVSAVHRIGILDIRIFNTDRHAGNLLVRKLTGPGKFGNQTELIPIDHGLCLPECLEDPYFEWIHWPQASIPFSDDELEYIANLDPMKDADMLRMELPMIREACLRVLILSTIFLKEATSFGLCLAEIGEMMSREFTGMEDQPSELEVVCMEARRLAIEREESSTEIDSGDEDATQFELDCEDDHEMLKAQPAYHFELKGGSSRNPLSKLDEAIEEEEDDIEEEESNAEKLGYPKAINKWLPNISKLSTSLNGVRLGDKIQCQLPAAPKIMDPVKIFEGNSNHSGSQVGNWRSANEQLPTSASFVKLADMGSETWALFLEKFQELLPEAFRSRKCGAAGQRARQRLGTSCQF; encoded by the coding sequence ATGATTGCTGCTGTGACATCTCTCTCGCACCCTAGCACCGCGTCATCTGCCAAGTTTGACGGGCGCAGGAGCGAAGAGAGGCGTAAGAAGGGCCTCATTGTTGCAGCTGCCTCTAGTGCATTGACCTCCATTCCTTTGTCATTGTTAGCCATGTCTCGCAACTTGGAGAGCCCAGTTCAGACCCAGATGGCAGTTTCAGCCTTGAACCGTGCTCTGAGCAGCGAGTACCCTTCGAAAAGTAGAAGTGAGGGCAGAGCTAGTGGGTGGAAGCGTATTTTTGTCCAAACTGACACCGGCTGTGTACTGGCTGTTCAATTAGATCGAGGTGACAATGCACACACAGTCAAAAGAAAGCTGCAGCTTGCCCTGAATGTTCCAACAGAAGAGAGTTCTCTGACATTTGGTGATCGTGTGCTTAAGAATGATCTCAGCACTATCCGGAATGATTCTCCATTGCTTCTGACCAAGACTTTCATGCATCGAAGTTCCTCCACCCCATGCTTGTCTCCTACTGGCAAGGATATCCAGCAGCAAAGGGATAGGGGTGGTCCAATTGAGTTGTTAGTATGCCCAAGCCGTTGTTCTCGGACTAAGCAGCTTGTGAAGGATGTTGCTAGGGCTATAAGAAATTGTGTGGATCCAATACCTGTCAATAGTGGGCTTGGTGGTGCCTACTATTTCAGAAACAGCAAAGGTGAGAATGCTGCCATTGTGAAGCCAAATGACGAGGAGCCATTTGCACCCAACAATCCAAAAGGTTTTACAGGGAAAGCCCTTGGGCAGCCTGGCCTTAAAAGATCGGTTCGAGTTGGTGAGACTGGTTTTAGAGAGGTTGCTGCCTACCTTCTGGATTATGATAACTCTGCTAATGTTCCCCCAACGGTTCTTGTTAAGATCTCTCATCCTGTATTTAATGTGAATGAATGCGTCAGTTCAGCCAACATGAAGGCTTCTAAGGACTATCCAGGGGCTGTAAGCAAGATTGCATCATTTCAGCAGTTCATTCCTCATGATTTTGATGCCAGTGACCATGGGACTTCAAGCTTTCCTGTCTCTGCTGTTCATAGGATTGGTATTCTTGacattagaattttcaacacCGATAGGCATGCTGGAAATCTTCTGGTCAGGAAGCTTACTGGACCAGGAAAATTTGGGAATCAGACTGAACTGATCCCTATTGATCATGGTCTCTGCCTCCCAGAGTGCTTGGAGGATCCTTATTTTGAATGGATCCATTGGCCACAGGCGTCCATTCCATTCTCTGATGATGAACTTGAGTACATAGCTAATCTTGATCCGATGAAAGATGCTGACATGCTTCGTATGGAGCTTCCTATGATCCGTGAAGCATGCCTTAGAGTGCTAATACTCTCCACCATATTTCTGAAAGAAGCCACATCATTTGGTCTTTGCCTTGCAGAGATTGGTGAGATGATGAGCAGGGAATTTACCGGGATGGAAGATCAGCCAAGTGAGTTAGAGGTTGTCTGTATGGAAGCAAGGAGGCTGGCAATTGAACGTGAAGAGAGCTCCACTGAAATTGATTCTGGTGATGAGGATGCAACTCAATTTGAACTTGATTGTGAAGATGATCATGAAATGCTGAAAGCACAACCAGCCTATCATTTTGAACTTAAGGGGGGAAGCTCAAGAAACCCACTGTCTAAACTGGATGAAGCcattgaagaagaggaagatgacattgaggaggaagaaagcaaTGCAGAAAAGTTAGGTTACCCTAAAGCTATCAACAAGTGGCTTCCTAACATTTCCAAGCTATCAACCTCACTGAATGGAGTGCGTCTCGGCGACAAAATCCAGTGTCAGCTCCCCGCTGCTCCAAAGATAATGGATCCTGTGAAAATTTTCGAGGGCAACAGCAACCACAGTGGCTCCCAGGTTGGCAACTGGAGGAGTGCAAACGAGCAACTTCCGACGAGTGCGAGCTTCGTCAAGCTGGCCGACATGGGATCGGAGACATGGGCGCTATTCCTCGAGAAGTTCCAGGAGCTCCTTCCCGAGGCATTCCGCTCGCGCAAGTGCGGCGCCGCGGGGCAAAGGGCAAGGCAGAGGCTTGGCACTTCTTGCCAGTTTTGA